A segment of the Bacteriovorax sp. BAL6_X genome:
TTAATTTATCTGGCGATGCTGGTAGTAGCGCTCCTGACTTATAGGCCAATGTCATATTTTGATAGTCTTCCTCTGGGATACTTTCGATAACTTGTGTAAGTGTTTGAAAGTCATTTGATTTGACCCAGTTTAGGAAAGCATCTTTGTCGAGGACAGTGGCCCTCGACATTGATGTGATAAATATCGATAGAATGATATATTTAAGCATTGTGACTACTATCTTCTGTCGTTGTAAGAGTTGTAGTCAAAGTTTTCAAAAAGTACGTCAATTTCTTCTAGTGTCCCGTAGCGAACTTCAGATTCGATGCTACAACGAGCATCATATGAAGTTTCATTATTGTAAACAGATGACATCTTAAGTGTTCCTCTAAGATCATAGCTTTCCCAATCTGGGTTGTAGAGGTGCGCATCTAAGCTTGAAGCAATCAGGCTCATTGTCGAAGAGTTGTCTGCCGACTGATGACTTAGTTCTAGTAGATATCCTGTTTTTGTTTGGTTCGTAAGTGGATCGACAAATTTCTTAGCTTCGAATTTGTAGTCAATTTTTTCAAGTGCTTTGCCATCAATTGAAATTTCGTTGAAAAGAGCTTCTCCAGATACTTCTGAGTAAACTTTTTTTACGACAAGTTTTTTATTGAAACTACCGTAATTACAAGATGTAGTCGTTTCGATAACTGTGTTGATGTCTTCATCATAGTAGTCATCGTATCCATCGTAAGATGCGAATGATGTGTTAGAAGTAAATACAAGTGAAATAAGTAGAAGTAGGGAATTCTTCATTTGGATCTCCAAGAAAAAAGTTTTGCTTGGAGAATTATTTAGTACGGATTTCTAAGCAGTCTGTCAAAGTAAAACTATGTAATACAATTATTTTTTTCCATTTTACTTAATTACGGTAGTTTACATAGGAGCATATTATTTGAACTTAATTAGAAAGAAATTCTTCAGCTTTATAGATCCCCATAAAGCTAATTCCTGTTGTGAAAGATTTAACGACTCCTTTATCTAAGAAGATCGTTGTTGGAGTAACCTGAATACCTAAGTCGTAGCCCAAGTCATTATCTTCTATAAATGTAAAAGGATAGGGATTATTTTTTAGAAACTTCTTTATTTGGGCTGTGCTTTCAAATGGATTGATGGCATAGATTGAGCCTTTGGATATTTTTCCACTTTCAACAGATTTCTTTAATCGTAGCATTTCTATTTTGCATGGAGCACAAGTTGTCATCCAAAAAAATGTAACGACCTTCTTGTCTGGTGGGAATTGTATGTTCTTAGGGTTAGCTTCAATTGTTTTGACAGGTCTTTTTGAAATATTCTTTTCTTTTAGTCTGAAGCTATTTGCGATACTAGGGCCTTGTTTAAAGGCAAATAGAGTTAATGCAATTATAAGTGCTAAATTTTGTAAAGAGATATACTTTTTCATATGCTATTAATTTTAGCATTAGACAGATGAAGCGCAAAATATTCCCGATATCTATTCTTGAGGATTTTCATTAGAATTTATTGAGGAGAGGTTTGTTTTTGTGAGACACATATTTATTCTATTCTATTTTTGTTTATTTAGTATTTCTAATACTAGCGCAAATGAAGCTGCTCTAAAGCGTGTCCAAAATTCATGTATCGAGAGTATCGACTGGTCAAATAAGAAATGTAGCCTCGCTTTTGATCAACAATACAATCTTGATTCCGTTGAGTCTGCTTTTTCGACTTTTTTTAACTTTGTTGAAGGTCCACTTATCGATGCCATCGCTTATGCTGATATTCTTGTTGAAGAGGCGATGACTTGGGAAGATTCTCCTAGAAGAATTGAGCGTGAAAAAGGTAAAAAACTTAAATCTAAAGTTCTAAAATCAATTAAAAGTGCCGACAAAGGTCTGTCCTCTTGTCAGAAAGCTTGTCTTGTTAAATGTGTGACAAGTAATTATCTGGAGTATTCAGCAAACTTTTCTAAATTTATCAATACAGATGATATTTTCAATAATGCTAAAGGTGTCTGTACTGAGTTCTCTGATCTTGCAGAGTACTTAGGTGATGAGTTGGGTATTGAAGTTAGAGTGGCCACTGCAATCACAAAAAAACATGCTTACAATCAAATTAAGATTGATGATCGCTGGTTTTCTTTTGAACCTCAATCAGAACGATGTGAGTTCTATATTGAGAAGGATGATCATGCAATGATTGAAACTAATACGAATAAACACGCTCTGAATGATGACTTTCGTGGTTTTGATACTTCTAAAATAGTGCATTATCGAAAAGCTAAAAACTTTAGTAAGTCGGTAAAAAATCAATAATTAATGCTCATGCATTACTAACAAAAATTACATTCAATTATCAATTTTTGATATTTCTAATTTGTGTGATTTATTTTTAGCACTTAATTCTTAAACTATTATTTATATGATTGTTTTTCTTAGGCCGTCTTAAAGTTCAATGAAATTGAAATTGCATACAATCGCTCCAAAGAATATGACCTATCTCAAGAGGAATTAAAGTCTCTTGATAATCTATTTTCAACGGCCAAGGAATATCGTGATAATTTAGAGATATTGAAAAGCCTTGATGATAGTCAGGCAGACCTTGCGGCCAAAGAAGTTATTAGAATATTAGAGACTAAAGAAGCTCTATGTAAATGTCTCTGATAATGGCGCTACAATTAATCTCTCTGGTATTGCTTAGGCCAGTGATACTTGGAGTATTCATCAATTTAATGAAGATGATGAGCGAAACCTCGGGCGCTCTTACAAGCGAATGTATAATCACATGAAAGTAGTTATAATTTCTATATCGCGGCCGGAATTAGATTCTAGGCTTTTTAAGATTAAAAATTAAGAAAATCATAAATCTCTAGGTTGTACTTACCTAGTAAAATGCCTCCATATTAAATAAGGAGAAATTTATGATTAAATCAAAAGGAATCGCTGCCAAAAGTCCTAAGGCCAAGCTTGAGCCATATAATTTTGAAAGAAGAAGTCCTAATGCCAATGATATTGTCATCGATATTAAGTTTTGTGGAATTTGCCACTCTGATATTCATATGGCCAGGGATGAGTGGGGTTTAGGAACTCCTTTTCCTCTAGTTCCAGGTCATGAGATTGCTGGTGTTGTTCGTGAAGTTGGTGCGAATGTAAAAAAATATAAAGTAGGTGATCGTGTTGGAGTAGGCTGTCTTGTTGATTCTTGTCGAAAATGTTCACCATGTGAAAATCATCTTGAACAATATTGTGAACAGGGTTCGACCCAAACTTATGGATCAGAAATTGAAGATGGCACAGGTTATACACAAGGGGGCTACTCTGATGTAATTGTCGTTGATCAGGATTTCGTCTTAAAAATTCCAGATAATATTGATTTAGAAAAGGCCGGCCCACTAATGTGTGCAGGAATTACTCTATATTCCCCTTTAACCCATTGGAAGGCGGGGCCTGGGAAGAAAGTTGCCATTATGGGCCTTGGTGGCCTTGGCCATATGGGGGTCAAAATCGCGGCCGCTAAGGGAGCTGATGTTACAGTGCTTAGCCATACGAAGAGTAAAGAAGAGGACGCAGTTAAACTTGGTGCTCACAATTTTCTCTATACTGGAGATGAAAAGGTCTTCGAAGAAAATGCTGAAAAATTTGACCTCATTATAAATACTGTTTCTAGTAATAAGCTCGATATGGGGAATTACTTTAACTTACTAAAGCTTGATGGAACACTCGTTTCAGTTGGTGTTCCTGAGGAACCTCTTACCATTCATCCTTTTGCGCTTATAATGAAGAGAAGGAGTTATGCTGGTTCTGTTATTGGTGGACTAAAAGAAACTCAAGAAATGCTAGACTTCTGCGGCAAGCATAATATCACTCCTGAGATAGAGATGATTGAGCCTAAACAGGTAAATGAAGCTTATGAAAGGGTTTTAAATAGTGATGTTCGTTACCGCTTTGTCATTGATATGAGTAAGCTTGGTTAAGATAAGAAAGGGATCCTATGGATCCCTTTCTATATTCTACTTTCTAAGGTCACTTAAATGACATTTATAAAATTTAAAAACTAATCTTGATTTTTCTTCACAAGTTACATTGTAGAAGTGAGTTCCACAAGTTTTTCCATCCGATGAACAAGTTGCTTCATTGATATCATTTAAGGCATCAAAAATATCTTGGGCATCACTTCCTTTTACTGTTTTGAGAAGAATATCACCATTTGAGTATGCACCAACTCTACACTTCGTTCTTTTAGATATGTCCGTACATAGAATTTGATCAAGCTCGATAACACACTTTTTCCCAATACAATCAGGTGTTACAGTTGATTCGAGGGAAAGAAATAAGTTCTTTGCAAGATCTTTTTCAACCTTAAAGTCGCCAGCGTTGGCCATTAGTGCAATGAATGCAATAATTAAATACTTCATCTATTCCTCACTCTCTTCTAGATTGTGATAAACAGTTACAACATCATCATCTTCTTCAAGTAGGTCAATCAATCTTTCAAATTGCTTTAATGTATCTTCATCATCAATTGCTTTGTGATTAAGTGGAACTCTCTCAAGCCTAGCTTCTTCAGGTGTGATTCCAATTTCTTGAAGTTTCTTTTGGATATCTCCAAATGACTCTACTGGTGCAATAATCTCAAATACACCATCTTCAAGTGTAATATCTTCTGCTCCAGCATCGATTACTTCAAGTTCAAATTCATCGTGGTCAGATACATTTTCTTCGTTAACTAAGAAATTTGCTTCTCTTTTGAAAACGAATTCTAGTGATCCAGTTTGCCCAAGTGATCCTTGAACTTTATTGAAATAACTTCTTACACTTGCTACTGTTCTAGTATTATTATCCGTTGATGCTTCTACGAATACAGCAACGCCACCAGGGCCGTAGCCTTCATAATTAATATCTGTATAACCGACACCGTCTCCACCTTGGCCTTTTTTGATTGCACGGTCGATATTGTCTTTTGGAACGTTAAACTTCTTACAACGATCAATTGCAACTTTTAGAAGAAAGTTTGTTTCTGGATCGCCACTTCCGCTTTTTGAAGCTAAGAATACATCTTTTAGTGCTCTCGTGAATACCTGTCCACGGGCCTTGTCCGCTGCGCCTTTTTTTGCCGCAATTTTTGCTGATTTTCTTCCCATAAATCTCTCTTACGTTAAATTATTATTCTATAGTTTTAGTCAAATCATCATAAATCGTCTAGTTTTAGGCCTATTTATTTAAGCTAAGTATCCGAAATATGTATAAGTAATAGTCATTATTGAAGTATATTCAAAATATGACACTCTGTGCTTTTTAGATGTTAATCTGTGCACAAAGGAAGAATATTATGGGTAAATACTTTGCATTAATACTTATCAATTTGAATCTCTTTGCTTCGTTTGGAGGCTTAGGTGGCATGGGGGGATTTGGCCCTGATATCGATCATAATCCTACATATCGTCATCGTTCTCAAAACCAAAAGGTTGAAGTTGCAAAGTGTAGCATCAGTCGTGGAGACCAAAATTTCGACTTAAATAAAACAAATTACCAATTAGATGAACTATTCGCATTAGTATCGTCGACGAACAAGGGAAAGGAAGTTATCAATAAGATCAAAGCTCTTTTAGAAAGAGGCGAACTTAAGATTAGAAACCTTTCGCAATATGAAAGGCAGCGCCGAGGACTATCTCAAAGAACCTCAGCACTATATGATTTCACAATGGAAACTCCAACGATCTTTTTAGGTTTTGAAGATGAGCTAGGCCTTGTTGCGCACTTCTTTGTCCATGAGGCAACACATGCACTAGATGATCTAATTCCTCAAGAGTATGAAGTTGATATGATCTATTATAATACGTTTAAGGACTTTCAGCGATTATTTGGTCTGGATAGAGAACCAATGAAAGAGCTTACTTCATATGAAACTTCTAAGATGTATGAAATCTATGAATTAAAGGAAAGAAACCGCACCCAACACGCATATCGTGCCGAGCGCTTCGCTTTTGACCAACAGGGTATATTCACGAGTCAAGTTTTAGAAGCTAATGATTGCTACGAAGAATATATTTCACAACATCGAGAGAGAAATAAGCTTAAACTCTATCGTCATACTCCAGACGATCATATTTTTAATGCTTATGACATTAACAAAGACTATCTCTAAAACTCATAGCTTGCACTAATACCATAGCTACGTGGAGCTTCTTTTTGTGTGTAGAGCTCGTCTTGCCATGTTGGAGGCATATTGGCGAAGTAGTAGCCACGAAGTGAGTAAGTTTCATCAAAAACATTCTTGCACCAAATTGAGATGTCTAAAGATTTATAACGATAGCCAACTTTCGTATCGACTAATTGATAGGCCGTTGACTTTAAGTCGTGTGAGTTTGAAAAGTAAAAAACATCAGACGCATAGAAATTAATATCCCAATACATACCGTTCTTGTACTTGTAATTTAAGTTGAGGTTCACTTGATAATTTGGCGCATGAGGCATCTGTCTGCCATCGAGATCTCTTGTTCCTATATTATAGTCACCATACCTTGTCCCAAGAAGGCCTATTCCCGAAGTTACGCTTAGGCCATAGGTCTTTGTAAGGCTTGCTTCAATCTCTGTTCCATAGTTAAAACCACTTGCCGCATTATCTGTATAGAATGTAAATGAGCTTGGGTCCATTGGGTCATCTTGAAATGATGTTTTAACTTGTGCATTGTTACGATACATGAAAAATAGAGAACTACTTAGCGAGATCCCTTTTTCCTTTAAATGATATTTTTGACCAAACTCAAATGAGTAAAGATCCTCAGGTTTAAATTCTTTACGTGTATCAGGTACTGCTGATTGTGTATTTATTCCTCCAGGTTTATAACCCTTAGATAGTTTTAGGTAGGCGAGATCTCCAAGTAGACCTTTCTTAGATAGTGTAATATTTAGGCCATACATTAAGTCTTCTGGTGATAGGTTTGTTTCTGTTCCACTTTCTTGCGCTTCAAATTCGACATTACGATATTCAATACGACCACCGTAATTGATATCAATACTTTCACTTATTTCTTTTGTCTGCTCGGCATAGACTGATACTAGCTTAGTGTCGACTTCTCCATCTATACTTTTTCTTACCGCTGAATCTTCATATCCAATTTCTTTGAAATCTTCATTTGAGAACTTTAGATAAACACCGATAGTACTTCTTTTTGATGAGAAACGCTGATCAAGAGTAAAGTCTTCGCGCTTTCTTGGGAATTCAATATTATAGTCGTAGTCTGTATTCCATCCGGGAATAGTATTCCAGTAAGGGTTATTACCCCAGTCTTCATCATAGCTATAATAAGAATTATTTTTAAAGTGTGTTATAATCGTCGTACTTGTTAAGTTGGCATTTAGGTCTTTTTCCAACTTTAGGTATTGTCCAAGGGTTTCACTCTTATCCTTACCTGGTTTGTCTGAACGAGTTGTGAAGCTATTATCTTGTACAAAAGCGTCATATCCATTTGCTTTATCAAAATAGTGAAGTCCAAATGTAAGTGTTGAATCGATAAAGTCTTTAGCTAGACTTGCACGAATATTTAATTCATCTTGGCCATTTGTGTCGTTACGTTTGAGGTATTCATTTTCCATGAAGCCATCACTGTCTCTCTTTGATAGACTTAGTGTCAACCCTGTCGAATGATTAAGCATACCTGAGTAGCTAATACTCTCTTCCCATGTATTAAATGACTCATATGAAAGATACGTTTTAAATTTTGATTCCTGCGTCGGGTCTTGAGACTTTAGATGAATCATTCCTGCCATTGCACTTGGCCCAAAACGTGTAGCCTGAGGTCCTTTATATACTTCTAATTGCTTTATACCCTCTAGATTTGTTGTTCCTGAAACACCAGTGTAGTCAATTTCATCAACCATCAGTCCTACTGAGTAGTTTGATATTCCTTCGTATGCCGATCTTTCGCCAATTCCTCTGATTTGAAAGAAGTTTGAACGTGAGCTTCCACTTGCCATATTAAGGTTAGGAATGGACTTAAATAGTTCACTTAAATCAGTGGATTGTTCTTGTGAAAATTCTTTGGCCGTCTTTATCGATGTACTATTGGCGTCGCTATAATATTCTTTCTTTTCAAAGAGACCATAAATATAAATAGCATCGTGACTATTGGCCGATGTTGTTTGAGCAAATGTTAGTTGGGAAATAAATACTAATATTAGTATTTTCATCAGATTCTCCTTACGCCAGCATTACCTGGATCAAGTTTAAAAGGTTTGACGGCCTAATCCGTTCTTCTCAGCCACATTATGGTGTAGCTCCCTTGCGTGAATTTTCGTATTAATTACATTAATATACTAAAAAGGGCAAATAAAAAGGCCAGCTTAGCTGACCTTCTTATGTATATTTTAGAATTTAACTTTATAGTTTTTAACTTTCACAACACCTTTTTTCATTTTTGCTGCGATCACAAGCTTAACATCTGTAGCACCTTCACATTCATAACGTAGGTAAACATTAAATAAAGTTGCTGATGCTTTTTGTGGAAGAGCGATACATGCTGCTAGATAATCATCTTCAACCGTCTCAACGATTGCCTTAACTTCATCACTTGCCATAAGTTCTTCAACTGTTTCTACAAATACTCGTTGTGATTGTTCGATTGAATCATAGTCAGGCATACTCATTCCCGGAGGTAGTCCAATCGATATACCAGCTTGGGCGCTTACTGTTAGTAGACATACTAGAGATAAAAGTACTTTTTTCATATATTCCTCACTTTTATTTATGTTATTAAATTGGCTTATTAAATCCCATCTTACTTATGAAAATGCAAGAGAAGCTGTTCTTCTTTGAAATTATTTCTTACTTAAACTCTGTAATAATATCGAATATTTCAGTATAGCTAGATGATTCGATATCATCTGATATCGTTAGCTCAAAGAGTGACTCAATTGTGAAATTGATTGCAGAACAATAACTTTTTGCTGTGTTATTCTTTATTTTAAGATAGGCCAAACGAGAATTTAAAGGAGTTGGGTTATTCTCACATTCTATAGTGAATGAATCTCCACCGCTTTCTGTTGGTGCAACGGCAACCACTGAGTCTAGAATAGTATCACATGTTGGGTAGTAAATAGGGTTAATACTACGTGGTGCTAGCTTTACTAGCGCTTCATCGTTTGCACCAAAAACACCCTCAAGCTCGATATTCCAATTCTTTGATTCGGGATTATAGAGATCCTCTTCAGTCATAGAATAGTTGAAATTAGATTGGTTCTTCAATTGTAAATAGCGACTGTTTGCAGGATCTCCTGAACCGTTACTTATGATCCATTCGAAGTCATCGAT
Coding sequences within it:
- a CDS encoding TlpA disulfide reductase family protein, whose product is MKKYISLQNLALIIALTLFAFKQGPSIANSFRLKEKNISKRPVKTIEANPKNIQFPPDKKVVTFFWMTTCAPCKIEMLRLKKSVESGKISKGSIYAINPFESTAQIKKFLKNNPYPFTFIEDNDLGYDLGIQVTPTTIFLDKGVVKSFTTGISFMGIYKAEEFLSN
- a CDS encoding transglutaminase domain-containing protein, encoding MRHIFILFYFCLFSISNTSANEAALKRVQNSCIESIDWSNKKCSLAFDQQYNLDSVESAFSTFFNFVEGPLIDAIAYADILVEEAMTWEDSPRRIEREKGKKLKSKVLKSIKSADKGLSSCQKACLVKCVTSNYLEYSANFSKFINTDDIFNNAKGVCTEFSDLAEYLGDELGIEVRVATAITKKHAYNQIKIDDRWFSFEPQSERCEFYIEKDDHAMIETNTNKHALNDDFRGFDTSKIVHYRKAKNFSKSVKNQ
- a CDS encoding NAD(P)-dependent alcohol dehydrogenase — encoded protein: MIKSKGIAAKSPKAKLEPYNFERRSPNANDIVIDIKFCGICHSDIHMARDEWGLGTPFPLVPGHEIAGVVREVGANVKKYKVGDRVGVGCLVDSCRKCSPCENHLEQYCEQGSTQTYGSEIEDGTGYTQGGYSDVIVVDQDFVLKIPDNIDLEKAGPLMCAGITLYSPLTHWKAGPGKKVAIMGLGGLGHMGVKIAAAKGADVTVLSHTKSKEEDAVKLGAHNFLYTGDEKVFEENAEKFDLIINTVSSNKLDMGNYFNLLKLDGTLVSVGVPEEPLTIHPFALIMKRRSYAGSVIGGLKETQEMLDFCGKHNITPEIEMIEPKQVNEAYERVLNSDVRYRFVIDMSKLG
- a CDS encoding YebC/PmpR family DNA-binding transcriptional regulator, translating into MGRKSAKIAAKKGAADKARGQVFTRALKDVFLASKSGSGDPETNFLLKVAIDRCKKFNVPKDNIDRAIKKGQGGDGVGYTDINYEGYGPGGVAVFVEASTDNNTRTVASVRSYFNKVQGSLGQTGSLEFVFKREANFLVNEENVSDHDEFELEVIDAGAEDITLEDGVFEIIAPVESFGDIQKKLQEIGITPEEARLERVPLNHKAIDDEDTLKQFERLIDLLEEDDDVVTVYHNLEESEE
- a CDS encoding TonB-dependent receptor, yielding MKILILVFISQLTFAQTTSANSHDAIYIYGLFEKKEYYSDANSTSIKTAKEFSQEQSTDLSELFKSIPNLNMASGSSRSNFFQIRGIGERSAYEGISNYSVGLMVDEIDYTGVSGTTNLEGIKQLEVYKGPQATRFGPSAMAGMIHLKSQDPTQESKFKTYLSYESFNTWEESISYSGMLNHSTGLTLSLSKRDSDGFMENEYLKRNDTNGQDELNIRASLAKDFIDSTLTFGLHYFDKANGYDAFVQDNSFTTRSDKPGKDKSETLGQYLKLEKDLNANLTSTTIITHFKNNSYYSYDEDWGNNPYWNTIPGWNTDYDYNIEFPRKREDFTLDQRFSSKRSTIGVYLKFSNEDFKEIGYEDSAVRKSIDGEVDTKLVSVYAEQTKEISESIDINYGGRIEYRNVEFEAQESGTETNLSPEDLMYGLNITLSKKGLLGDLAYLKLSKGYKPGGINTQSAVPDTRKEFKPEDLYSFEFGQKYHLKEKGISLSSSLFFMYRNNAQVKTSFQDDPMDPSSFTFYTDNAASGFNYGTEIEASLTKTYGLSVTSGIGLLGTRYGDYNIGTRDLDGRQMPHAPNYQVNLNLNYKYKNGMYWDINFYASDVFYFSNSHDLKSTAYQLVDTKVGYRYKSLDISIWCKNVFDETYSLRGYYFANMPPTWQDELYTQKEAPRSYGISASYEF